Proteins from one Aureimonas sp. SA4125 genomic window:
- a CDS encoding isoprenyl transferase, translating to MRRRSARERGTPVRLPQHVAIIMDGNGRWAKARGLPRTVGHRRGVEAVREAVRTAGALGIRYLTLFAFSSENWRRPAQEVDELMGLLKLFIRRDLADLHKEGVRVRVIGGRDNLSPDIRALLEEAENLTRDNDTTTLVIAFNYGAREEVTRAVKRIAVKLASGEVSADAVTAEFLDGHMDTAGIPDPDLIIRTSGELRLSNFLLWQAAYSEFVFMPCLWPDFDRKAFEEALEDFAGRERRFGDVSRDIAS from the coding sequence ATCCGCCGACGGTCTGCCAGAGAACGAGGCACGCCCGTGCGCCTTCCCCAACACGTCGCGATCATCATGGACGGCAACGGCCGCTGGGCGAAGGCGCGCGGTCTGCCGCGCACCGTCGGCCATCGCCGTGGCGTCGAGGCAGTCCGGGAAGCCGTCCGCACTGCAGGCGCGCTGGGCATCCGCTACCTGACGCTGTTTGCCTTTTCATCCGAGAACTGGCGACGGCCGGCGCAGGAGGTGGACGAGCTGATGGGGCTTCTGAAGCTCTTCATCCGACGTGATCTCGCCGATCTCCACAAGGAGGGCGTGCGCGTGCGGGTGATTGGCGGGCGGGACAACCTCAGCCCCGACATCCGCGCGCTTCTCGAAGAGGCGGAGAATCTCACCCGCGACAACGACACCACGACGCTGGTGATCGCCTTCAACTACGGCGCACGCGAGGAAGTGACGCGCGCCGTCAAGCGGATCGCGGTCAAGCTCGCGTCCGGCGAGGTCTCCGCCGACGCGGTGACCGCCGAGTTTCTCGACGGTCACATGGACACGGCCGGAATTCCCGATCCCGACCTCATCATCCGCACCAGCGGAGAACTTCGCCTGTCGAACTTTCTGCTCTGGCAGGCCGCCTATTCCGAATTCGTCTTCATGCCCTGCCTCTGGCCGGACTTCGACCGGAAGGCCTTCGAGGAAGCACTGGAGGATTTCGCCGGACGGGAACGCCGGTTCGGCGATGTCTCGCGCGACATAGCGTCCTGA